A section of the Candidatus Zixiibacteriota bacterium genome encodes:
- a CDS encoding asparaginase, with the protein MSPNAVNIYRGDVVESIHSGHFVVVNSEGKIIYQFGNPQLITYMRSSAKPFQTIPLIESGAAHRFKLSTKEIAIISSSHSGEPEHVEIISGILDKIGLKPEHLQCGTHIPHFYAAKNLTPEPDEKFTALQHNCSGKHAGMLALCVFKNLPIDDYLNPSHPVQKLITEAISYICDYPEEDIGIGIDGCSAPVHAMPLYNMAYGFARFISPHSVPSTKAKIYSTIYRAMMDYPNIVAGDMRYDTELMKHCKEKMIAKAGAEGLHCIGFAERGWGMTVKIADGATRALYPFSVEILRQLGIITGGELEKLSNFHIKTIKNWADKEIGYIKAEFSIEKNI; encoded by the coding sequence TTGTCACCGAATGCAGTAAATATTTATCGGGGCGATGTTGTTGAATCAATCCATTCGGGGCATTTTGTTGTTGTTAACTCCGAGGGCAAGATTATTTATCAGTTCGGCAACCCTCAGTTGATAACATATATGCGTTCATCCGCCAAACCATTTCAAACCATACCGCTTATCGAGTCTGGAGCAGCACACCGGTTCAAATTATCAACTAAAGAAATCGCCATAATTTCGAGCTCTCATTCGGGCGAACCCGAGCATGTGGAGATTATCAGCGGGATACTCGATAAAATCGGCTTAAAACCGGAACACCTTCAATGCGGAACTCATATACCTCATTTCTACGCGGCGAAAAATCTAACGCCGGAGCCTGACGAAAAGTTTACAGCCCTTCAACATAACTGCTCGGGCAAGCATGCGGGTATGCTGGCATTATGCGTATTTAAGAATTTACCTATTGATGATTACTTGAATCCTTCTCATCCGGTTCAAAAGTTGATTACCGAAGCCATATCTTATATTTGCGATTATCCCGAAGAGGATATCGGTATCGGCATTGACGGTTGTTCGGCACCGGTACATGCTATGCCGTTGTATAATATGGCTTATGGATTCGCCCGCTTCATCTCGCCGCATTCCGTGCCATCTACTAAGGCTAAGATATATTCGACAATATATCGGGCTATGATGGATTATCCCAATATTGTCGCCGGCGATATGCGTTATGATACGGAACTGATGAAGCATTGCAAGGAAAAGATGATAGCCAAAGCCGGCGCCGAGGGACTTCACTGCATAGGTTTTGCCGAAAGAGGTTGGGGCATGACGGTAAAGATTGCCGATGGCGCCACTCGCGCTTTATATCCATTCAGCGTAGAGATACTAAGACAGCTTGGGATAATAACCGGCGGCGAACTTGAGAAGCTATCAAATTTTCACATTAAGACAATTAAAAACTGGGCAGATAAAGAAATCGGTTATATAAAAGCCGAATTTAGTATAGAGAAGAACATTTGA
- the sucD gene encoding succinate--CoA ligase subunit alpha, with protein sequence MAILIDKNSKVLVQGITGAGGSFHAKRMKAYGTNIVGGTSPGKGGQSVDSIPVFDTVEECAAETGANVSVIFLPAKYAKGAALESIYASIPFVVVVPEHIPIADMMYVRKAALEHGTTVIGGNTAGIITPGQANVGIIPDIAFTAGKIGTVSRSGSLTYYVADTLTRTGYGETTCVGLGGDPVLGSTFDEILQIFDKDDDTKAVVMVGEIGGVYEEKATKQIAAMSKPVLFMIGGLSAPPGKRMGHAGAIVEGNVGTAKSKVAALKEAGAHHAKTFMDIPEILKEQEI encoded by the coding sequence ATGGCAATATTAATAGATAAAAACTCCAAGGTGCTCGTGCAGGGTATAACCGGCGCCGGCGGTTCATTTCATGCCAAGCGTATGAAAGCCTACGGCACCAACATAGTCGGCGGCACCTCGCCGGGCAAAGGCGGCCAGAGCGTCGACAGTATCCCGGTATTCGACACAGTCGAGGAATGCGCGGCTGAAACCGGCGCCAATGTCTCGGTAATATTTCTACCGGCGAAATATGCCAAAGGCGCGGCTTTGGAATCTATCTATGCCAGCATCCCCTTTGTGGTGGTGGTGCCGGAACATATCCCGATAGCTGATATGATGTATGTCCGCAAGGCGGCTTTGGAACACGGCACAACCGTGATAGGCGGCAACACCGCCGGCATTATCACACCGGGGCAGGCTAATGTCGGTATCATCCCGGATATCGCTTTTACGGCTGGCAAAATCGGCACCGTTTCGCGTTCCGGTTCACTAACTTATTATGTAGCTGATACACTCACTCGCACCGGCTATGGTGAAACCACCTGTGTCGGGCTTGGCGGCGACCCGGTGCTTGGTTCTACCTTCGATGAAATCCTGCAAATTTTCGATAAAGACGATGACACGAAAGCGGTTGTGATGGTCGGCGAGATTGGCGGCGTTTATGAGGAAAAAGCGACCAAGCAAATTGCCGCTATGTCTAAACCGGTACTGTTCATGATAGGCGGATTGTCGGCGCCTCCGGGCAAGCGGATGGGTCATGCCGGCGCTATTGTCGAGGGCAATGTTGGTACTGCCAAAAGCAAGGTGGCGGCTTTAAAGGAAGCCGGCGCTCATCATGCAAAAACATTTATGGATATACCCGAAATTTTGAAGGAACAGGAAATTTAA